The following DNA comes from Bacillus sp. 2205SS5-2.
TTTACAAACTGTACCAAAAATACTTGAAACGCCTTATGTAGGAGAAGATAAAAAGGACAAAAAACCCCCTTATCTCTTTGAAATTGAAATGTTAAAAAATCAATCCTTTGAAGAAACCATCCGTGAGAAGATACTAAGCCAATAAAAAAAGCTCCCAGCGTCTGAAGCATAGCCACTAAAAATTTTATTCTTCATCAATTCGTAAAAAAAAGCTGTGAAATACACAGCTTTTTTTCTTCAGCTACTTTTTTCTTAAAGTAAGTAGGTCAGATGGAATTTAAATGGATTATGATTTTAAAAACTGCAAGAAAAGACTATTTACTTCTTTTGCTGTTGCAGGACCAGAAATTTTTGCCACATGTTTAATAATTTGACTTCTTTGTTTTGCGTCAAATAGGTCATAGTTTTTTCCTTTTAAATAGTGGGCAATCAGATTGGCATCATCCAATGACAGTTTAACCGAATACTGGTTGGCGTGTTTTAACAACTCTTCACCTGTAATTCGATTCATTTTTTGGTTAATTACATGTTGAATTAGCTTCACCGAATATCACTCCTCATTTGAAGTCTATGCACAAATGAAATAAAAGTGTACGATAAATATAAAAAGAAAAGTGGGAGAGATGTATGACGAAAAAAGTCCATAAAAAAGAAAGTTTGCTACATTATATTTATAGGTTAGTCATGATTTTCATTGGAGCAGGATTAGCGGCTATATCCATTGAACTTTTTCTCGTTCCTAATCAAATCATTGACGGTGGAATTATTGGGGTTTCCCTTATCATGAGTTATTTATTATCGGATGTATCTGGGTTTTTCAACTTTGGGATTCTGGTTGTCTTGCTAAATTTGCCTTTCATGTATTTTGGGTATAAACAAATTGGTAAAACATTTATGATTTCTTCTTTATTCGGTATCGTCTCACTAGCATTGTTAGAAAATTTGCTACATAAAATAGAACCTTTTAGTACAGATCAGACAATTTTAGCTACTGTGTTTGGTGGGCTGATTTTGGGGATTGGAGTAGGCCTTGTGATTCGGCACGGAGGATCGATGGATGGTACCGAAATACTCGGGATTTTGTTAACGAAGAAATTGCCTTTTTCCGTCGGGGAATTTGTTATGTTTATGAATATTTTTATTTTTGGTTGGGCCGCCTTCGTATTTGGCGCAGAACAAGCGATGTTTTCTGTTATGACCTACTATATTGCCTTTAAAACCATTGATACGGTTATTCAAGGGATGGACGAAACG
Coding sequences within:
- a CDS encoding DUF2624 domain-containing protein, with product MKLIQHVINQKMNRITGEELLKHANQYSVKLSLDDANLIAHYLKGKNYDLFDAKQRSQIIKHVAKISGPATAKEVNSLFLQFLKS
- a CDS encoding YitT family protein, translated to MTKKVHKKESLLHYIYRLVMIFIGAGLAAISIELFLVPNQIIDGGIIGVSLIMSYLLSDVSGFFNFGILVVLLNLPFMYFGYKQIGKTFMISSLFGIVSLALLENLLHKIEPFSTDQTILATVFGGLILGIGVGLVIRHGGSMDGTEILGILLTKKLPFSVGEFVMFMNIFIFGWAAFVFGAEQAMFSVMTYYIAFKTIDTVIQGMDETKAVIIVSEVFEEVSEAILHRLGRGTTMLKGRGGYTDNEKEVIYVVVTRLEVTKLKSIVGDIDPQAFITIMNTQETKGARFKSAIH